From Sphingobacterium sp. lm-10, the proteins below share one genomic window:
- a CDS encoding fasciclin domain-containing protein — MKKATLWSAAVLALALSSQAVDVQAQMKEKTVTVGGAPMYPSKNIVENAVNSKDHTTLVAAVKAAGLVETLSGKGPFTVFAPTNAAFDMLPAGTVETLVKPENKAMLTNILTYHVVPGKLDAKAIWKKLDKDGKAQLTTVQGEKLTIWKKDKDLYIKDSKGGDAKITIADVNQSNGVIHVIDHVLMP, encoded by the coding sequence ATGAAAAAAGCAACATTATGGAGTGCAGCAGTTTTAGCACTGGCACTTTCCTCACAAGCAGTAGATGTGCAAGCACAAATGAAAGAAAAAACGGTTACCGTAGGAGGAGCTCCAATGTATCCGTCGAAAAATATTGTAGAAAATGCGGTTAATTCTAAAGACCACACCACATTGGTGGCTGCGGTAAAAGCAGCGGGATTAGTAGAAACATTATCCGGTAAAGGGCCTTTCACTGTTTTCGCACCAACAAATGCTGCATTCGATATGCTTCCAGCTGGTACGGTAGAAACCTTAGTTAAGCCAGAAAACAAAGCAATGTTGACAAATATCTTGACTTACCATGTGGTACCGGGTAAATTGGATGCAAAAGCAATCTGGAAAAAGTTGGACAAAGATGGTAAAGCACAATTGACTACGGTTCAAGGAGAGAAACTAACCATCTGGAAAAAAGATAAGGATTTATACATCAAAGATAGCAAAGGTGGAGATGCTAAAATCACTATTGCAGACGTAAACCAATCTAATGGCGTGATCCATGTAATTGATCACGTATTGATGCCCTAA
- the pafA gene encoding alkaline phosphatase PafA gives MKKISFLIFWYALACCITSNSYAQVERPKLVVGLMVDQMRWDYLYRFADRYGDDGFKRLLKQGFSCENTLINYVPTFTAIGHSSVYTGSVPSIHGIAGNDWIEQATGQSMYCTEDDLVKGLGADGKEGQQSPRNLLASTVTDELRLATNFRSKVVGISIKDRGGILPAGHLANAAYWFDSKSGNWISSTFYMDALPKWVNNFNSQDLATKYINQDWNTLYPINSYVNSIADDNIYEGTWPGEDKPVFPRKTSELVKDAGLELIKTMPQGNTFTLDFAKDAIKNEQLGNNPDAQTDFLCVSLSATDYIGHRYSLSSVEIEDTYLRLDQDIAEFLKYLDDTVGEGNYTFFLTADHAVSYNPLYYTDQKGSGGYLFSRQIQRNLNEVLKEQFGQDGLVISLTNYQVHLNNSLIDSLSLDDTAIRNRVIKTLNKEEGIAYVVDLEGHQNMLLPAPLREKIINGYNRKRSGSIQIIVDPQWYAGTPRSPGTTHGVWSPYDSHIPLIFMGWGIPQGKSNRPVEIIDIAPTISSLLHIMEPNGSIGKPITEVLSH, from the coding sequence ATGAAAAAGATTTCATTTCTTATTTTCTGGTATGCACTGGCATGCTGTATCACTTCTAATTCTTACGCACAGGTGGAACGACCAAAACTAGTGGTCGGTTTAATGGTCGATCAGATGCGATGGGATTACCTTTATCGTTTTGCTGACCGATATGGAGATGATGGGTTTAAACGATTGTTAAAACAAGGATTCTCCTGTGAAAATACCCTGATCAATTATGTACCTACTTTTACTGCAATAGGACATAGCTCCGTATATACGGGCTCGGTTCCCTCGATTCATGGGATCGCGGGAAATGACTGGATTGAGCAAGCTACTGGACAATCGATGTATTGTACCGAAGATGATCTGGTCAAAGGCTTGGGAGCAGATGGCAAAGAAGGACAGCAATCACCGAGGAACCTATTGGCTTCTACCGTAACTGATGAGTTGCGCTTAGCTACCAATTTTAGATCGAAGGTGGTGGGAATTTCCATTAAAGATCGCGGGGGGATATTACCTGCCGGTCATCTGGCGAATGCAGCTTACTGGTTTGATAGCAAATCAGGCAACTGGATTTCCAGTACATTTTACATGGATGCGCTACCCAAATGGGTCAATAATTTCAACAGTCAGGATTTAGCCACCAAATACATCAACCAAGATTGGAATACACTCTATCCAATCAACAGCTATGTCAATAGTATTGCCGATGACAATATTTATGAAGGTACGTGGCCTGGTGAAGATAAGCCTGTATTTCCGAGAAAGACTTCTGAACTCGTTAAGGACGCAGGTTTGGAGTTGATAAAAACGATGCCGCAAGGCAATACTTTCACATTAGATTTCGCGAAGGACGCTATCAAAAATGAACAACTGGGCAATAATCCAGATGCACAGACAGATTTCTTGTGCGTCAGTCTATCCGCCACTGATTATATCGGCCACCGATATTCACTGTCTTCTGTGGAGATTGAAGACACTTACCTGAGACTGGACCAGGACATTGCTGAATTTTTGAAATACCTGGACGACACCGTCGGTGAGGGAAATTACACTTTTTTTCTGACAGCAGACCACGCAGTTTCGTACAATCCATTGTATTATACCGATCAAAAAGGAAGCGGAGGGTATTTATTTAGCCGGCAAATTCAACGCAACTTAAACGAAGTACTAAAGGAGCAATTTGGTCAAGACGGGCTTGTGATTAGCTTAACGAATTATCAAGTACATCTTAATAATAGCTTAATAGATTCTCTGAGCCTTGATGATACTGCTATCCGAAATAGGGTGATCAAAACCCTGAATAAGGAAGAAGGAATTGCCTACGTTGTTGATTTGGAAGGTCATCAAAACATGTTGCTTCCAGCTCCACTGCGCGAGAAGATCATTAATGGTTATAATCGCAAACGAAGCGGATCTATACAAATTATCGTAGACCCGCAATGGTATGCTGGCACACCACGCTCTCCAGGTACTACACACGGCGTCTGGTCACCTTATGATTCTCATATTCCGTTGATTTTTATGGGCTGGGGAATTCCACAAGGGAAAAGTAATAGGCCGGTAGAAATTATTGACATCGCGCCAACTATATCTTCGCTGCTACATATTATGGAGCCAAACGGTAGTATTGGCAAGCCGATTACAGAAGTACTAAGCCATTAA
- a CDS encoding histidine kinase codes for MNNTRDSFLNNTAKRIIYVVSAFLLLYLVVYLMDPFSVYWDTFFTRPGDQVLLDLMTSLLFCFLISESSINIGKWLNTKISWTQYPGKRLAAETILNLTVVMLINQLFSLICPYIFADQPIADNNPLAMEAETREMLRWVLVSIVISLMIMGINIGNYLVVNWKNEAIRSAELSQVAMEAELQSLKLQIDPHFVFNNLSVLSELILENQQVGYEYAENFSRIYRYLLVNAKKDVLTLDEELKFLTPYRYLIQQRFGDGVQFDIQVDPQYRSYHLPPLTLQLLVENALKHNKTSKRDPLQIRIHTTDAGELLVENTLLPLGKEIPSSGIGIKNIKRRYKLLSTAEPNIQQDEDTFAVTLPLFKL; via the coding sequence ATGAATAATACCAGAGATAGCTTCCTGAATAACACGGCCAAGCGGATAATCTACGTAGTGTCTGCTTTTCTCCTGCTGTACCTAGTGGTATACTTGATGGATCCATTCTCTGTCTATTGGGATACATTCTTCACGCGTCCTGGTGATCAGGTGCTTTTAGATCTGATGACATCCTTATTATTTTGCTTTCTAATATCCGAGTCGAGCATTAATATTGGTAAATGGCTGAATACAAAGATCTCCTGGACGCAGTATCCGGGGAAGAGGCTTGCTGCCGAAACAATCTTGAACCTTACGGTCGTCATGCTGATTAATCAATTATTCAGTCTGATTTGTCCTTATATATTTGCAGATCAGCCTATTGCAGACAATAATCCGTTAGCCATGGAAGCGGAAACGCGGGAAATGCTGCGTTGGGTGTTAGTGAGTATTGTGATCTCCTTGATGATCATGGGAATCAATATTGGGAATTATCTTGTTGTAAACTGGAAGAACGAGGCTATCCGCTCAGCAGAACTTAGCCAAGTAGCCATGGAGGCAGAATTGCAATCCTTGAAGCTCCAAATAGATCCTCATTTTGTATTTAATAATCTCAGCGTACTTTCAGAGCTTATTTTGGAAAACCAGCAGGTAGGATACGAATATGCCGAGAATTTTAGCCGAATTTATCGGTACCTTTTGGTCAATGCTAAAAAAGATGTGCTTACACTTGATGAAGAGTTAAAGTTTCTAACACCTTATCGCTATCTCATACAGCAGCGTTTTGGCGATGGTGTACAGTTTGATATACAGGTAGATCCTCAATACCGTTCTTATCACTTGCCGCCGCTTACTTTACAGCTTTTAGTAGAAAATGCTTTAAAACATAACAAAACGAGCAAACGAGACCCGTTGCAGATAAGAATACATACCACAGATGCTGGAGAATTACTAGTAGAAAATACGCTTCTTCCGCTAGGAAAAGAGATTCCATCATCTGGAATTGGTATTAAGAATATTAAACGTAGATACAAATTACTATCTACAGCAGAGCCTAATATTCAGCAGGATGAAGATACTTTCGCCGTTACACTTCCACTGTTTAAATTATGA